TCATGCCGGGCATACTGACCGGAGCGCCCGAACGAACCGAAACGAGAAGCGGTTTATGCGGATTAGCGAAATGCCTTCCGGTCGCCTCCTCCACCTTTTTCAGCTTCTCATGTACGGAGGGCATCAGCTCGGGCGGCAGATGTCCGCGTTCCATATAGTCACGGCACAGAGTTGTCGGCAGCACGATGCCGGGCGGAACCGGAATACCGAGTGCGGCCATTCGACAGAGATTGGATCCTTTACCCCCGAGCCGAATCTTGTCGGGATTCGGATCTTCTGATATGCCGTTGCCGAAAAAGACTATGTCCATGATGAGAACTCCTCTGCTTTTTTTTTCCTGCACAATCCTGCAGCTTCCAGGATAAAGCGTCCTGGAATACACAGAGAACCACAATATTTTTTTGTTTTTTTCTTCGTTTTGCGTCTCTTTTTTGTAGATGGAAGTCCGATCCGCAATGATATGTGTGAGCCTTCCTATTCCAGAATCCGCAGAAGGCTGCATGATAGCTTGAAAAAGGAGCGCGAACAGGCGCGGTGCGCAATTGGATTTGACACCGTGTCCGGGTTCGCGATATAAGAAAATCATGGTAAAGGCAGAGATGGAAGGCAACATCCTGGTCATACAGGTCGAAGAACAGCGCGTCGATATGGTCATCGCCAGGCGGTTTCGCGAAATGCTGGCCGAACAGATCAAGGAGCATCCGCGGCAGATCATCCTCGACCTCACACGGGCGAGCTATTTCGACAGTTCCGCCCTCGGAGCTCTTGTGGCCTTTTTGAAAGACATCCGGGCCTACGGCGGTCATCTCGTGCTCTGCAACCTCTCGCGTTCTCTACTCGCGCTGCTGAAGCTGTCCAAGCTTGATCTGCTCTTTGATATTAAAGGCAGTATTGAAGAGGCGAAGTCTTACATGAAATCGTCCGTTACGGGCTGAAATTCCCGTTCTGACCGGCCTTGATTCCGGTGCATCCTGTGACGATTCTCTATTATGAGTCTTCTCAGGATTCAGCAGGAGGTCGAAGAGTACCTACAGAAGCGCATCCTGGAGCTTCTGGGCGGCCGTCCCGAAGAAGCCGGTCGATTCACGATTCTCGGCTCTGATATAAACGAAATCCGCCATATTTTCTACTATCTGCGTATGAACCGGGCCCCGGTTCAGGTACAGTATCAGCTCGAAAGCTACTCCGCCCAGGTGCTGAGCGTCGAAGATACCCTGGCGACGCTCAGCGTTCCGGGTTTTGAAGAAACGGCCTTTCGACGTATCAAACTTCGTTTCTCGATGATGAACACCTTCTATCAGTTCGAGGTGATTCTCAGTCGGGTGCGCGGCGAAGAGGTTACGTTTCAGCTGCCTTTTTATATTCAATCGGCTACCAGACGTAAATATCCGCGACACCCTCTGCAACGCGCCTATCTTCTTTTCAATACGGTCTATCGTCCCATCTTCGGCACACGCGGCATCGGGCAGATCGTCGAAGAGAAACACAGACATCTTATCGCCGAACTCAAGAAAGATTTTCCCGATCTCTCCCTCATGCTGCGCATCATCGCAGACGACCTCGTCAGCATTGCAGGCGATTATCAGCTACAATTCTATAAAGCAGAGCAGAAAAAATCGCTGATGGAGACGACCATTTCGGGCGAGGACAAGACGCTTTTCATCGCAAGCACCGAAGATATCAATTCTTACATCTACAAACCCGAAACGAACCTGCTTGTGGCCTACAATCGGGAATTCAAGACGATGGCCGGCGCTTCATCAGAAGAAGAGGCCGTAAAGTATTTCAAGGAGCTTCAGCTTTCCGAGATGCGCAGGCATATTTATTCATATGTTTGCGCTCCGCTGCATCTTTTCGGGAAAGTGATCGGACACATTTATATCGAGACCGACCTGATTCACCGAAAACGCATCTTCGCCGACGACGCCATGCGAGTCGGCATCCTTGCCGATCTACTGTCCTATGGCATGACAAAAACCGTAATCGCCCGTTCGTATTTCGCGAAGCCCATCGCCGAGATCATGAACCTGTCTATGGCCGGCGTTCTCTTTCGCGTCTCTTCATCGACCATTTACGACTATCTGATCGATCATGATCTGTTGAAGTTGAAGATTCCTTTAACGAACGAATACCT
This region of Leptonema illini DSM 21528 genomic DNA includes:
- a CDS encoding PilZ domain-containing protein, whose product is MSLLRIQQEVEEYLQKRILELLGGRPEEAGRFTILGSDINEIRHIFYYLRMNRAPVQVQYQLESYSAQVLSVEDTLATLSVPGFEETAFRRIKLRFSMMNTFYQFEVILSRVRGEEVTFQLPFYIQSATRRKYPRHPLQRAYLLFNTVYRPIFGTRGIGQIVEEKHRHLIAELKKDFPDLSLMLRIIADDLVSIAGDYQLQFYKAEQKKSLMETTISGEDKTLFIASTEDINSYIYKPETNLLVAYNREFKTMAGASSEEEAVKYFKELQLSEMRRHIYSYVCAPLHLFGKVIGHIYIETDLIHRKRIFADDAMRVGILADLLSYGMTKTVIARSYFAKPIAEIMNLSMAGVLFRVSSSTIYDYLIDHDLLKLKIPLTNEYLSFRGEITRMFSEGTRYHLALRFVDGADDDYRKLEQFLYADTRMRLRGKSRGPTGPLTELHE
- a CDS encoding STAS domain-containing protein; this translates as MVKAEMEGNILVIQVEEQRVDMVIARRFREMLAEQIKEHPRQIILDLTRASYFDSSALGALVAFLKDIRAYGGHLVLCNLSRSLLALLKLSKLDLLFDIKGSIEEAKSYMKSSVTG